From the genome of Oncorhynchus keta strain PuntledgeMale-10-30-2019 unplaced genomic scaffold, Oket_V2 Un_contig_5256_pilon_pilon, whole genome shotgun sequence, one region includes:
- the LOC127925199 gene encoding uncharacterized protein DDB_G0290685-like translates to GEVQTDEGPLEDADLSPHSDLSTEEVRHTSPHSDLSTEEKPTEDSKPTDTEESPEGEKGQEEETAVAENSTEEQGDDNEDVTKTTEEQGDDNEDVTKTTEEQGDDNEDVTKTTEEQGDDNEDVTKTTEEQGDNKDDITKTTEEQGDNKEDITKTTEEHADNKDDITKTTEEQGDNKEDITKTTEEQGDNNEDITKTTEEQGDNKEDITKTTEEQGDNNEDITKTTEEQGDDNEDITKTTEEQGDNNEDITKTTEEQGDNKEDVTKTTEEQGDNNEDITKTTEEQGDNNEDITKTTEEQRDNNEDITKTTEEQGDNNEDITKTTEEQGDNNEDVTKTTEEQGDNNEDVTKTTEEQGDNNEDVTKTTEEQGDNKEDITKTTKEQGDNNEDVTKRITTEEQGDNKEDITKTTEEQGDNNEDITKRITTEEQCDNNEDITKTTEEDSDSVVGEKSL, encoded by the exons ACGGAGAGGTGCAGACTGATGAAGGCCCTTTAGAGGATGCAGACCTGTCTCCACACAGTGACCTGTCCACTGAAGAGGTTAGACACACCTCTCCACACAGTGACCTGTCCACTGAAGAG AAGCCAACGGAGGACAGTAAACCtactgacacagaggagagtccAGAGGGAGAAAAAGGTCAAGAGGAGGAGACTGCAGTAGCTGAGAACTCCACTGAGGAACAAGGTGATGACAACGAAGATGTTACTAAAACCACCGAGGAACAAGGTGATGACAACGAAGATGTTACTAAAACCACCGAGGAACAAGGTGATGACAACGAAGATGTTACTAAAACCACCGAGGAACAAGGTGATGACAACGAAGATGTTACTAAAACCACAGAGGAACAAGGTGATAACAAGGACGATATTACTAAAACCACCGAGGAACAAGGTGATAACAAGGAAGATATTACTAAAACCACAGAGGAACACGCTGATAACAAGGACGATATTACTAAAACCACCGAGGAACAAGGTGATAACAAGGAAGATATTACTAAAACCACAGAGGAACAAGGTGATAACAACGAAGATATTACTAAAACCACCGAGGAACAAGGTGATAACAAGGAAGATATTACTAAAACCACCGAGGAACAAGGTGATAACAACGAAGATATTACTAAAACCACCGAGGAACAAGGTGATGACAACGAAGATATTACTAAAACCACCGAGGAACAAGGTGATAACAACGAAGATATTACTAAAACTACAGAGGAACAAGGTGATAACAAGGAAGATGTTACTAAAACCACCGAGGAACAAGGTGATAACAACGAAGATATTACTAAAACCACAGAGGAACAAGGTGATAACAACGAAGATATTACTAAAACCACAGAGGAACAACGTGATAACAACGAAGATATTACTAAAACCACAGAGGAACAAGGTGATAACAACGAAGATATTACTAAAACCACAGAGGAACAAGGTGATAACAACGAAGATGTTACTAAAACCACAGAGGAACAAGGTGATAACAACGAAGATGTTACTAAAACCACTGAGGAACAAGGTGATAACAACGAAGATGTTACTAAAACCACAGAGGAACAAGGTGATAACAAGGAAGATATTACTAAAACCACAAAGGAACAAGGTGATAACAACGAAGATGTTACTAAGAGGATTACCACAGAGGAACAAGGTGATAACAAGGAAGATATTACTAAAACCACAGAGGAACAAGGTGATAACAACGAAGATATTACTAAGAGGATTACCACAGAGGAACAATGTGATAACAATGAAGATATTACTAAAACCACAGAGGAGGACTCAGACAGTGTGGTTGGGGAGAAGAGCCTGTAG